One segment of Ricinus communis isolate WT05 ecotype wild-type chromosome 8, ASM1957865v1, whole genome shotgun sequence DNA contains the following:
- the LOC8262176 gene encoding uncharacterized protein LOC8262176, with product MREQRDSDIRHGFSPSRFCHQSPGRSDSERNRPRLVNTRRDQQIYDKDRDFVQTNRECESFGKTRFNEPGLSELGRFSEMGSVHRGEYSDERNGSGQKLSGSRESVLGESRKSATSLKFQWDNLLPDNKSKYRNNYPGVVVPMSMSMESGGGGGSSRSCFNHRMEMDPTESGRTYASSPLRKFEVGGRSSIVDSIVDKVEGRNDIDHGSTFWNKMMRERRLLIENHTYFGENEKDLNSRSLNFVKKRTSIVHNIEGDNNIDNGTVFRDTMMSDRRLLLEIDGSFGEIEKDLDSKNLSLLKRRTSILDKMEGNSNTDYDIAFRHNMTSERRLLLKNDASFVQDEKYLDNRSSNLVKMRMTSFVDSNKTKGNDDVDNDIAFGKNLMNKRRMLLENDISFGEDEKDLDYGSFNFMKMRRNTSIVDTIEGNKDIDNDIVFGNNMMNERRTLLVNDTSFGADEYELDRRSLNLNSENLEFVEEYGSERHGVSSGSYENELERIPIYREELFTTRSTSQLLVSPEETINMRLKRKRCFDMETSSDNQKTMLSCDWTDFDEIGDSRYGDADWTYDDIDQLSMLQNSRQGQYQGRSPEMMIDKMAFHRNAISENSLSTDLLPLEQRHSSKPLKLARIDVRRRLGPVQSVKQRLGPAPNAVKSLGPGSKVKRKLPWVTMQVGKDMEDFEQNINVQGPKSSEMKTKKYVKNEPPEDSEEFMQLVQNAFLKFVKVLNENSATRQKYMEQGGVGTLKCCICGSYKEFVDTISLAQHAFTSCKVGSRSGHLGFGKALCVLMGWDSKIVPNSRWIWQILPAAEASSQKEDLILWPPVVLIQNSSIANENLDERMLVSIEGLKDILRGMGCDRGMTNLCHGKAANRSTMVVTFSGTFSGLREAERLHKLFGEKKHGRKDFQQISFFGCKTNCQETQRVPVDKVENVLYGYMGIADDLDKLDSLTKKRCVVKSRKEIAAIADASLKSE from the exons ATGAGAGAGCAAAGAGATAGTGATATTAGACATGGGTTTTCACCTTCCCGTTTCTGTCATCAGAGTCCGGGTCGGTCTGACTCTGAACGTAACCGGCCCAGGTTGGTTAATACTAGGAGAGACCAGCAAATTTATGATAAAGACAGAGACTTTGTACAGACAAATCGAGAATGTGAAAGTTTTGGTAAAACCCGGTTTAATGAACCGGGTTTGTCCGAACTAGGCCGGTTTTCTGAGATGGGTTCGGTCCACAGAGGGGAGTATAGTGATGAGAGAAATGGGTCTGGGCAGAAACTGTCAGGGTCGCGTGAGTCTGTGTTGGGAGAAAGTAGGAAATCAGCCACTTCTTTGAAGTTTCAATGGGACAATTTGTTGCCTGATAATAAAtccaaatatagaaataattatcCTGGTGTGGTGGTCCCTATGTCTATGTCAATGGAaagtggtggtggtggtgggtCATCAAGGAGTTGTTTTAATCATAGGATGGAGATGGACCCCACTGAGAGTGGTAGAACTTATGCTTCTTCGCCTTTGAGAAAATTTGAAGTTGGAGGGAGGAGTAGCATTGTGGACTCTATTGTGGACAAGGTTGAAGGAAGAAATGATATTGATCATGGAAGCACATTCTGGAATAAGATGATGAGAGAGAGGAGACTGTTGATCGAAAATCATACTTATTTTggtgaaaatgagaaagatTTGAACTCTAGGAGTTTGAATTTTGTAAAGAAAAGGACTAGCATTGTACACAATATTGAAGgagataataatattgataatggCACTGTTTTTAGGGATACCATGATGAGTGACAGGAGACTCTTGTTGGAAATAGATGGTTCTTTTGGTGAAATTGAGAAAGATTTGGATTCCAAGAATTTGAGTTTGCTGAAGAGAAGGACTAGCATTCTGGATAAAATGGAAGGAAATAGTAATACAGATTATGACATTgcttttaggcataacatgacGAGTGAGAGGAGACTATTGTTGAAGAATGATGCTTCTTTTGTTCaagatgaaaaatatttgGATAATAGGAGTTCCAATTTGGTGAAGATGAGAATGACTAGCTTTGTGGATTCAAACAAGACTAAAGGAAATGATGATGTGGATAATGACATTGCTTTTGGGAAAAACTTGATGAATAAGAGGAGAATGTTGTTGGaaaatgatatttcttttGGCGAAGATGAGAAAGATTTGGACTACGGGAGTTTCAATTTCATGAAGATGAGAAGGAATACAAGCATTGTGGACACGATTGAAGGAAACAAGGATATCGACAATGACATTGTTTTTGGTAATAACATGATGAATGAAAGAAGAACATTGTTAGTAAATGATACTTCTTTTGGTGCAGATGAATATGAGTTGGATCGCCGGAGTTTGAACTTGAACTCTGAGAACTTAGAGTTTGTAGAGGAGTATGGTTCTGAGAGACATGGTGTTAGTAGTGGCTCTTATGAAAATGAATTGGAGAGGATACCTATATATCGTGAAGAATTATTTACCACTAGAAGTACATCCCAATTATTAGTCTCTCCGGAGGAGACAATAAATATGAGGCTTAAACGAAAGCGTTGTTTTGACATGGAAACAAGCAGCGATAACCAGAAAACAATGTTATCATGTGATTGGACTGACTTTGATGAGATAGGTGATTCAAGATATGGGGATGCGGATTGGACTTATGATGATATTGACCAATTGTCAATGTTACAGAACTCGAGGCAGGGACAGTACCAAGGCAGGAGCCCTGAAATGATGATTGATAAAATGGCCTTTCATCGAAACGCCATTTCTGAAAACTCATTATCAACAGATCTACTACCATTAGAGCAAAGGCATTCAAGCAAGCCTCTTAAACTTGCTAGAATAGATGTGAGGAGACGATTGGGGCCAGTTCAAAGTGTAAAGCAGCGCTTGGGACCTGCTCCAAATGCTGTAAAGAGTTTGGGGCCAGGTTCAAAAGTTAAGAGAAAACTTCCTTGGGTCACAATGCAAGTAGGAAAAGATATGGAAGACTTTGAACAAAACATTAATGTTCAAGGTCCGAAATCCTCAGAAATGAAGACAAAGAAATATGTCAAGAATGAGCCACCTGAGGACTCTGAGGAATTCATGCAGCTAGTGCAAAATGCTTTTTTGAAGTTTGTCAAAGTCTTGAACGAGAATTCCGCTACCCGGCAAAAATACATGGAGCAAGGAGGAGTTGGAACTTTGAAGTGCTGTATCTGTGGCAG CTATAAGGAGTTTGTGGACACAATAAGCTTGGCACAACATGCCTTCACATCTTGTAAAGTTGGTTCCAGGTCGGGGCATTTGGGTTTTGGCAAAGCACTTTGTGTGCTGATGGGATGGGATAGCAAAATAGTTCCAAATAGTCGATGGATTTGGCAGATATTACCTGCTGCTGAAGCTTCATCACAGAAGGAGGACCTCATACTCTGGCCTCCAGTTGTTCTCATCCAAAACAGTTCTATAGCGAACGAAAATTTAGATGAGCGTATGCTTGTAAGTATTGAAGGGCTCAAGGATATTCTTAGAG GTATGGGGTGTGACCGAGGGATGACCAATCTCTGTCATGGGAAAGCTGCAAATCGGAGTACTATGGTGGTGACCTTCAGTGGCACTTTTTCTGGGTTGCGAGAAGCAGAAAGGCTTCACAAGCTTTTTGGTGAGAAGAAACATGGGAGGAAAGACTTCCAGCAAATTAGTTTTTTTGGTTGCAAAACGAACTGTCAGGAAACCCAAAGAGTTCCAGTAGACAAGGTAGAAAATGTTCTATATGGTTATATGGGGATTGCAGATGACCTGGATAAGCTTGATTCTTTAACCAAGAAGCGCTGTGTAGTGAAGAGCAGGAAGGAGATTGCAGCAATTGCAGATGCCTCTCTCAAAAGTGAATGA